One Synechocystis sp. LKSZ1 genomic window, GCCCTCAAGGCCGCCTGGCCCTTTTCCTGGGCCGAGCTAAGCCCCCTGCCATTTATCAAAAAATTATTGTGGGTAGCCTTTTGGGGCAGTCTCTTGGCCAGTCCCATCGCCGCCGCCAGTTTTCCCCCCCAGAAAAAACCGATTTTCTTTGCCTTGGCCACGGCCCTGGGTATTTTTTTCTTGCTGGGTCTGTTCCTGATCCGTCTCTTACTGGGGTGGTTTTATATCAAAGACCGGCTCCAGTCCGAGGAGGTGATCTACGAAGAATCCGGATGGTACGACGGCCAACGCTGGCCCAAACCATTGGAAATTCTCACCCGCGACCGATTGATCATCCGCTACCAAGTCCAGCCTATTCTTCAGCGATTACAACAAACCCTGCTTATTCTCGGAGTCCTGATAGCCTTAGACGTTTGCCTCTGGAGCTTGCTCGGTTTTTATCAAGGCCTGGGACAGCCTGCCCTACAATGAACAGTTGACCCCCATTCCCAACAGCATGAGCAGAGGAAAACGTCCCTACGGCCCCCAGATTGAAGTCCACCTCCTGCGAGAAGGCATTGTTGAATCGATCCATCAAGTCGAGGCCACCGTTTGTGATGACCGCGGCCGGACATTGTTAGTCGCGGGCCATGCCGATAGTACGGCTTTTATTCGCTCGGCCCTCAAGCCCTTCCAGGCCCTGGCCGTCACCAGTACGGGAACCCTCGAGCGTTTTGGCCTAACCGACAAGGATTTAGCCATTATCTGTAGCTCCCACCACGGCACCACGGAGCAAGCACGGCAGGTCTTTAATATTCTCTGGCGGGCGGATATCGACCCCAGTGCTCTACAATGTCCCACTCCCGAAGGGGCCAAAACGGCCCTACAGCACAACTGTTCGGGAAAACATGCCGGTATGCTGGCGGTTTGTCAGCAACGCAATTGGCCCCTCAACACCTACCTGCGCGGTAGCAGTCCTGTCCAGCAACTAATCCTGGATAAAATTTCAGAACTCCTGGCCATGCCGGGGGCCGAGTTGATCGGGGCCCACGACGATTGCGGTGCTCCCACCTACTCCATGGAACTGGCCCAGATGGCCCATCTCTACGCCCTGCTGGCCTCGGGGGCCCAACTAGATCTAGAGCGCGTCGTTCGGGCTATGACCTACTATCCCCATCTAGTGGCTGCCGATGGTTCCTTTGATACGGAATTAATGCGACTCATGGAAGGGGAATTAGTGAGCAAGGCTGGGGCCGAAGGTATTCAATGTATCGCTCGGGTCGGGGAGGGCCTGGGCCTAGCGATTAAGGTTAAAGATGGAGCCCGACGGGCCAAGTACGCCGTGGCGATTCATCTCCTACAACAGATGGGCTGGATTCCTCCCCGCGTAGCAGAAGTCCTCTCGGATCAGTTTATGACCCTCAGCCAATATAAGCGTTTAGAAGTTGTGGGAGAATTAACAATGCTCTAGGGCCGATGGCGGTGCTTCTGGAGTTGGCCGAGTTGCCTCCGCATCTAATTTTTCCACCTTCCATTCGCCGGTGTGGGGATCCCGGTAGGTACGGAAGGGATTTGGCTGGAGAGGACGACTAGATAACTTGGCCATGATCGGCAGGATGGCAGAACCATTTTATCCATCATAGTGAAATCTCGGCTAAGGACAATGATCTCGGTCACTCTACAAGGTGATCTACATCACACCAAGAATCCTAATCCTCCAAATTAGGGCTACAGAGAGTTAGTTATTGTCAATTCACTCCCACTGTCCCAGTTGCT contains:
- a CDS encoding asparaginase; its protein translation is MSRGKRPYGPQIEVHLLREGIVESIHQVEATVCDDRGRTLLVAGHADSTAFIRSALKPFQALAVTSTGTLERFGLTDKDLAIICSSHHGTTEQARQVFNILWRADIDPSALQCPTPEGAKTALQHNCSGKHAGMLAVCQQRNWPLNTYLRGSSPVQQLILDKISELLAMPGAELIGAHDDCGAPTYSMELAQMAHLYALLASGAQLDLERVVRAMTYYPHLVAADGSFDTELMRLMEGELVSKAGAEGIQCIARVGEGLGLAIKVKDGARRAKYAVAIHLLQQMGWIPPRVAEVLSDQFMTLSQYKRLEVVGELTML
- a CDS encoding CGLD27 family protein — translated: MSSPRESSPQFCPVPLEQQPVNEYEALKAAWPFSWAELSPLPFIKKLLWVAFWGSLLASPIAAASFPPQKKPIFFALATALGIFFLLGLFLIRLLLGWFYIKDRLQSEEVIYEESGWYDGQRWPKPLEILTRDRLIIRYQVQPILQRLQQTLLILGVLIALDVCLWSLLGFYQGLGQPALQ